A window from Deltaproteobacteria bacterium encodes these proteins:
- a CDS encoding ferritin-like domain-containing protein: MNGEEFLQEILSPVQEFCRSLDANPPAYSYVPLKTDAERIRVMQSRLFNELRAADLFGTWLKSTPEFDVKATLAESAHEEMVHAQLLSQRIRDLGAEPFDYKPLPAQIAMFNAMEGLSETCERIAGFSLAGETVANYLIQMCLHSSAVPEWIKQPYRKITEDEEGHGSVPQSFIKQYATTDEGQDKVRRAVAMRMVLFREYLASLDRWAMGKDRW; this comes from the coding sequence ATGAATGGTGAAGAATTTTTGCAGGAAATTCTTTCACCGGTGCAGGAATTTTGTCGAAGTCTCGACGCCAATCCGCCGGCTTACTCTTACGTGCCGTTGAAGACAGACGCAGAGCGGATTCGCGTCATGCAGAGCCGGTTGTTTAATGAACTGCGGGCGGCGGATTTGTTTGGGACGTGGTTGAAGAGCACGCCGGAGTTCGATGTCAAAGCGACTTTGGCTGAGTCGGCCCATGAAGAGATGGTTCACGCGCAATTGCTGTCCCAGCGCATCCGCGATCTCGGCGCCGAGCCGTTCGACTACAAACCGTTGCCGGCGCAGATCGCCATGTTCAATGCCATGGAAGGACTGAGCGAAACTTGCGAGCGCATCGCGGGATTCTCACTGGCCGGCGAAACCGTCGCCAACTATCTTATTCAGATGTGTCTGCATTCTTCCGCTGTGCCCGAGTGGATCAAACAGCCATATCGAAAAATCACCGAAGACGAAGAAGGCCACGGCAGCGTGCCGCAGAGCTTTATCAAACAGTACGCCACAACCGATGAAGGCCAAGACAAAGTCCGCCGCGCGGTGGCCATGCGCATGGTCTTGTTCCGCGA